A window from Pan paniscus chromosome 14, NHGRI_mPanPan1-v2.0_pri, whole genome shotgun sequence encodes these proteins:
- the GJB2 gene encoding gap junction beta-2 protein: MDWGTLQTILGGVNKHSTSIGKIWLTVLFIFRIMILVVAAKEVWGDEQADFVCNTLQPGCKNVCYDHYFPISHIRLWALQLIFVSTPALLVAMHVAYRRHEKKRKFIKGEIKSEFKDIEEIKTQKVRIEGSLWWTYTSSIFFRVIFEAAFMYVFYVMYDGFSMQRLVKCNAWPCPNTVDCFVSRPTEKTVFTVFMIAVSGICILLNVTELCYLLIRYCSGKSKKPV; the protein is encoded by the coding sequence ATGGATTGGGGCACGCTGCAGACGATCCTGGGGGGTGTGAACAAACACTCCACCAGCATTGGAAAGATCTGGCTCACCGTCCTCTTCATTTTTCGCATTATGATCCTCGTTGTGGCTGCGAAGGAGGTGTGGGGAGATGAGCAGGCCGACTTTGTCTGCAACACCCTGCAGCCAGGCTGCAAGAATGTGTGCTACGATCACTACTTCCCCATCTCCCACATCCGGCTATGGGCCCTGCAGCTGATCTTCGTGTCCACGCCAGCGCTCCTAGTGGCCATGCACGTGGCCTACCGGAGACATGAGAAGAAGAGGAAGTTCATCAAGGGGGAGATAAAGAGTGAATTTAAGGACATCGAGGAGATCAAAACCCAGAAGGTCCGCATCGAAGGCTCCCTGTGGTGGACCTACACAAGCAGCATCTTCTTCCGGGTCATCTTCGAAGCCGCCTTCATGTACGTCTTCTATGTCATGTACGACGGCTTCTCCATGCAGCGGCTGGTGAAGTGCAATGCCTGGCCTTGTCCCAACACTGTGGACTGCTTTGTGTCCCGGCCCACGGAGAAGACTGTCTTCACAGTGTTCATGATTGCAGTGTCTGGAATTTGCATCCTGCTGAATGTCACTGAATTATGTTATTTGCTAATTAGATATTGTTCTGGGAAGTCAAAAAAGCCAGTTTAA